In one window of Kitasatospora sp. MMS16-BH015 DNA:
- a CDS encoding IS3 family transposase, producing MSPPRVSSRPSSTGHIFARSVRRRAPGPLRRRRADLPSAHRARLQHRPLHLLHLQQPHPSARSVRDTELKELITAAYEDNFRVYGARKIWRELNRRGHAVARCTIERLMRDLGITGAVRGKRVVTTVPDPSAERAPDLVDRDFVASAPNRCWVADFTHVAAFAGVVYVAFVVDTFSRRIVGWSAATTKQTRIVLDALEMALWQRDRDGYPPRRGELIHHSDAGSQHTSFRLAEHLDAAGIAASIGSVGDAHDNALVESTIGLFKTELIKPRRPWPTLSQVELATAEWVDWYNHRRLHGEIGHVPPTEYETTYHLTTAKPQVTTTS from the coding sequence TTGAGTCCACCGCGAGTTTCTTCGCGGCCGAGCTCGACCGGCCACATCTTCGCTCGTAGCGTTCGTCGACGAGCACCGGGACCGCTTCGGCGGCGTCGAGCCGATCTGCCGAGTGCTCACCGAGCACGGCTGCAGCATCGCCCCCTCCACCTACTACACCTTCAACAACCGCACCCCTCGGCCCGTTCGGTCCGCGACACGGAGCTGAAGGAACTGATCACCGCAGCCTACGAGGACAACTTCCGGGTCTACGGGGCCCGCAAGATCTGGCGCGAGCTGAACCGCCGCGGCCACGCGGTGGCCCGCTGCACCATCGAGCGGCTGATGCGCGACCTGGGCATCACCGGAGCCGTCCGCGGCAAGCGCGTGGTCACCACAGTCCCCGACCCGTCCGCCGAACGGGCCCCCGACCTGGTCGACCGCGACTTCGTCGCGTCGGCACCGAACCGGTGCTGGGTCGCGGACTTCACACACGTGGCAGCATTCGCCGGCGTCGTCTACGTCGCGTTCGTCGTGGACACCTTCTCCCGCCGCATCGTCGGCTGGTCCGCCGCGACCACGAAGCAGACCAGGATCGTCCTGGACGCCCTGGAGATGGCCTTGTGGCAGCGTGACCGCGACGGATACCCGCCCAGACGGGGAGAGTTGATACATCACAGCGACGCAGGCAGTCAGCACACGTCTTTCCGCCTGGCCGAGCACCTCGACGCCGCCGGCATCGCCGCCTCCATCGGATCCGTCGGCGACGCCCACGACAACGCCCTCGTGGAGAGCACGATCGGGCTGTTCAAGACCGAGCTGATCAAACCCCGGCGGCCCTGGCCGACCCTCTCGCAAGTCGAGCTCGCCACCGCCGAGTGGGTCGATTGGTACAACCACCGCCGACTCCACGGTGAGATAGGCCACGTCCCACCCACCGAATACGAGACCACCTACCACCTCACAACCGCAAAACCACAGGTCACAACCACAAGCTGA
- a CDS encoding transposase encodes MVAEVLGDYPNESAALRAVAEKLGIGSAETLRNWVRRDQVDSGQRPGTTTEESAQIKAMKKEIAELKRANDILKAAAVNSTGQRNTRGGEGCGVWREWVVRACRTRRSGSCGTAGRPASRSVRSPVPSAGHRGQSSRSSRPTADTFHLSDAVGLAR; translated from the coding sequence ATGGTCGCCGAGGTCCTTGGCGACTACCCGAACGAGTCGGCCGCACTGCGGGCCGTCGCGGAGAAACTCGGCATCGGCTCCGCCGAGACGTTGCGCAACTGGGTTCGGCGCGACCAGGTCGACTCCGGGCAGCGCCCCGGCACGACCACGGAGGAGTCCGCGCAGATCAAGGCGATGAAGAAGGAGATCGCCGAACTCAAGCGCGCCAACGACATCCTGAAGGCCGCGGCGGTGAACTCAACCGGTCAGCGCAACACCCGAGGTGGTGAAGGGTGTGGTGTATGGCGAGAATGGGTCGTCCGGGCATGTCGGACGCGCAGAAGCGGGAGTTGTGGGACCGCTGGAAGGCCGGCGAGTCGATCAGTGAGATCTCCCGTGCCCTCGGCAGGCCACCGGGGTCAATCTTCACGATCGTCAAGGCCAACGGCGGATACGTTCCACCTGTCCGACGCCGTCGGCCTGGCTCGCTGA
- a CDS encoding IS30 family transposase has protein sequence MVKANGGYVPPVRRRRPGSLTFAERESISRGLARGDSIRKIARTLERAVSTVSREVARNKGAKHYRAVDAEDRAWDRTRRPKPCLLATNEPLRALVAEKLTEDWSSQQIAGHLAKTQAVGTGIRISHETIYKSLFIQARGVLAKALQKHLRSGRPTRRNIHNTVTGQWRSQIKDTIPIHERPAEADDRAVPGHWEGDLIMGSGVTQVATLVERTTRFTMLVQLDARDTATVTARVSTQMLQLPDQLRKSLTWDRGMELAAHKSVTAATGMAVYFADPQSPWQRGTNENTNRLLRQYLPKRTGLGHLTQADLDTIARRLNTRPRQTLDFDTPADRLEALLR, from the coding sequence ATCGTCAAGGCCAACGGCGGATACGTTCCACCTGTCCGACGCCGTCGGCCTGGCTCGCTGACCTTCGCCGAACGGGAGTCGATCTCCCGTGGTCTGGCCCGGGGCGACTCGATCCGCAAGATAGCCCGCACCCTGGAACGTGCCGTCTCGACCGTCAGCAGGGAGGTCGCCCGCAACAAGGGAGCCAAGCACTACCGGGCTGTGGATGCGGAGGACCGCGCCTGGGATCGCACCCGACGCCCCAAGCCATGCCTCCTTGCCACCAATGAGCCCCTGCGCGCACTGGTCGCCGAGAAACTGACCGAGGACTGGTCGTCCCAGCAGATAGCCGGCCACCTGGCCAAGACCCAGGCGGTCGGCACGGGCATACGGATCAGCCACGAGACGATCTACAAATCGTTGTTCATCCAGGCCCGGGGAGTGTTGGCCAAGGCCCTGCAGAAGCACCTCAGATCGGGACGACCGACCCGACGCAATATCCACAACACCGTTACTGGTCAATGGCGTTCACAGATCAAGGACACGATCCCCATCCACGAACGCCCCGCCGAGGCGGACGACCGCGCAGTGCCCGGACATTGGGAAGGAGATCTCATCATGGGCAGCGGCGTCACCCAGGTCGCGACCCTCGTCGAGCGCACCACCCGCTTCACCATGCTGGTCCAGCTCGACGCACGCGACACAGCCACCGTCACGGCCAGAGTCTCGACTCAGATGCTCCAACTTCCCGACCAGCTTAGGAAGTCACTGACCTGGGACCGCGGAATGGAGCTGGCCGCCCACAAGAGCGTCACCGCCGCGACCGGCATGGCCGTCTACTTCGCCGACCCCCAGAGCCCATGGCAGCGCGGCACCAATGAGAACACCAACCGCCTCCTGCGCCAGTACCTACCCAAGCGCACTGGACTGGGTCACCTCACCCAAGCCGACCTGGACACCATCGCCCGGCGGTTGAATACGCGCCCCCGGCAGACCCTCGACTTCGACACCCCAGCCGATAGGCTGGAGGCCCTGTTGCGCTGA
- a CDS encoding DUF2335 domain-containing protein, with amino-acid sequence MIIEAILQGMKTELHEIRQVTVSRSGPLPDARELQSYEQVHPGAANRILSMAEREQRHRHDMEERIVTQPFRLARIGQGCGLAAVLLLGALAAYLAYLGEGGLAAVVAALDIAAIVTVFVTGQAAARRSDEDDSEATEEPSEVNQE; translated from the coding sequence TTGATCATCGAGGCGATCCTCCAGGGGATGAAGACTGAGCTTCATGAGATCCGCCAAGTCACGGTGAGCCGTTCCGGCCCGTTACCTGATGCAAGGGAGCTCCAGAGCTACGAGCAGGTGCATCCCGGCGCCGCCAACCGAATCCTCAGCATGGCGGAGCGCGAGCAGCGTCATCGACATGACATGGAAGAGCGCATCGTCACGCAGCCGTTCCGGCTTGCGAGGATCGGTCAGGGTTGTGGTCTCGCCGCAGTACTCCTCCTGGGAGCACTGGCCGCCTACCTGGCATATCTGGGCGAAGGCGGACTGGCGGCAGTCGTGGCAGCGCTAGACATTGCTGCCATTGTCACCGTGTTCGTCACCGGCCAGGCCGCAGCGCGACGCTCGGATGAGGACGACTCCGAGGCCACGGAGGAGCCTTCTGAAGTCAACCAGGAGTGA